In Deltaproteobacteria bacterium, a single genomic region encodes these proteins:
- a CDS encoding type II toxin-antitoxin system HicB family antitoxin translates to MEFYTTVLRKSGDHWVALCLENGLVGQGDSKEKAITKLRAAIDSYEEVAQTEEEVYSAPLSIKELHEFLTVEGTEPATESYELRAVYA, encoded by the coding sequence ATGGAATTTTATACAACTGTTTTAAGAAAAAGTGGGGACCATTGGGTAGCCTTATGCCTCGAAAACGGGTTGGTCGGGCAGGGCGATAGCAAAGAAAAGGCCATCACCAAATTGAGAGCGGCGATCGATTCTTATGAAGAAGTCGCCCAGACGGAGGAGGAAGTCTATTCCGCCCCTCTTTCCATTAAAGAACTTCATGAATTTTTAACGGTTGAAGGAACAGAACCCGCGACCGAATCCTATGAACTAAGAGCGGTTTATGCCTAA
- a CDS encoding type II toxin-antitoxin system HicA family toxin produces MPKNIPALKPRELIKLLELGGCSFLREGKGDHKIYSKFLGGKKRVVPIDMGAGELSPPYVLRIFRQFGFTDDDIEELLK; encoded by the coding sequence ATGCCTAAAAATATCCCTGCTTTGAAACCAAGGGAGTTGATCAAACTCTTGGAGCTGGGGGGATGCTCATTTCTCAGAGAAGGTAAGGGGGACCATAAGATTTATTCGAAATTTTTAGGCGGGAAAAAGAGGGTTGTTCCCATCGATATGGGGGCTGGTGAACTTTCACCCCCCTATGTGCTTCGAATTTTTAGGCAGTTCGGGTTCACCGATGACGATATAGAAGAATTACTGAAATAA
- a CDS encoding caspase family protein, producing the protein MEKFALCVGINDYPGTGSDLAGCVNDANDWAAVLGKRGFSVNRLTDKQATGDAIRKGIKNLLAQAKTGDLVVVQYSGHGSFVPDDDGDEPDGTDECLCPYDIRTKGPITDDEMFDLFSGHPPGVRIFMISDSCHSGTVAKFAPIITPPTIKGRGAPQRKVRFLPPKVFLSQRNAAKLGTRRAFRSSSPPGRYAALLMAGCQDTEYSYDAYFQDRPNGAFSFVAIRALAALKPNVTFRDWFNAVRKALPSQQYPQTPNLYGAKSMMRWKVFA; encoded by the coding sequence ATGGAAAAATTTGCCTTGTGTGTCGGGATTAATGACTATCCCGGAACAGGAAGCGATTTGGCGGGATGCGTGAACGATGCCAACGATTGGGCCGCGGTCCTTGGCAAACGCGGGTTTTCGGTCAACAGGCTGACCGACAAACAGGCGACCGGTGATGCCATTCGAAAGGGGATTAAAAACCTGCTTGCCCAAGCCAAAACCGGCGACCTGGTTGTCGTCCAGTATTCCGGTCATGGTTCTTTTGTCCCTGATGACGATGGGGACGAACCGGACGGCACCGATGAATGCCTCTGCCCTTATGATATCCGTACCAAAGGGCCGATCACGGATGACGAGATGTTTGATCTCTTCAGCGGGCACCCACCGGGAGTCAGGATTTTCATGATCTCCGATTCCTGCCATTCGGGGACCGTGGCCAAATTTGCGCCGATCATAACCCCCCCGACCATCAAAGGAAGGGGCGCCCCGCAGCGAAAGGTCCGTTTTTTGCCCCCCAAGGTCTTTCTTTCCCAGCGTAATGCCGCCAAACTCGGAACCCGTCGGGCTTTTCGCTCTTCAAGCCCGCCAGGCCGTTATGCGGCGCTGCTCATGGCCGGCTGCCAGGACACCGAGTACAGCTACGACGCCTATTTCCAGGATAGGCCCAACGGGGCTTTTTCTTTTGTGGCCATCCGGGCCCTCGCGGCCCTTAAACCCAATGTGACCTTTCGGGACTGGTTCAATGCCGTTCGAAAGGCCTTGCCTTCCCAGCAGTATCCGCAGACCCCTAATCTGTATGGGGCCAAGAGTATGATGCGCTGGAAGGTGTTTGCCTGA
- a CDS encoding type II toxin-antitoxin system VapB family antitoxin produces the protein MRTNVVTDDDLMESALRASGTKTKKAAIEQGLKLLAKLKGQERIKGFRGKLRWPGNLYEMHFAGPNREPLRRSGTEHSPKFQISLVRLL, from the coding sequence GTGAGAACAAATGTGGTGACAGATGATGACTTGATGGAGTCCGCCCTCAGGGCTTCGGGAACAAAAACAAAGAAGGCTGCGATAGAACAGGGCCTCAAGCTGCTGGCAAAGCTAAAAGGCCAGGAAAGAATAAAGGGCTTCAGGGGAAAACTTAGATGGCCCGGCAATCTTTATGAGATGCACTTTGCCGGGCCAAACCGGGAACCGCTCCGAAGGAGTGGGACTGAGCATAGCCCGAAATTTCAAATATCTTTGGTTAGACTCTTGTAA
- a CDS encoding zinc-ribbon domain-containing protein: MPMCPQCGRAIERGNNFCPHCGEKIPPVGVEPSCDKVYEEDYRSFIGKNADRYLSKFRKFQFTGRDGFAVTWNWPAFWLGFIWMLYRKMYLWALLAFIIALTPVGFPLIMIGWGIVGNYLYYLHARKKILAFKYQPVGGPTSFSLNELGGVNRWVWFIGIIFFLFLLAVGVLGIMLILYLLNYGFFYWPDFIEI; the protein is encoded by the coding sequence ATGCCCATGTGCCCGCAGTGCGGTAGAGCGATAGAAAGGGGGAACAATTTTTGCCCCCATTGCGGCGAAAAAATCCCTCCAGTTGGAGTCGAACCTTCTTGTGACAAGGTTTACGAAGAAGATTATAGAAGCTTTATCGGTAAAAATGCCGATCGCTATTTGAGCAAATTCCGGAAATTTCAATTCACGGGAAGGGATGGGTTTGCCGTTACCTGGAACTGGCCGGCTTTCTGGTTGGGATTTATCTGGATGCTCTATCGAAAAATGTACCTCTGGGCGTTGTTGGCTTTTATTATCGCCCTTACTCCGGTTGGGTTTCCGCTGATCATGATCGGCTGGGGAATTGTCGGCAATTATCTCTACTATTTGCATGCCAGAAAAAAGATCCTGGCCTTCAAGTATCAACCGGTTGGCGGCCCGACGTCCTTTTCCTTGAACGAACTCGGTGGGGTCAATCGCTGGGTCTGGTTTATCGGGATCATTTTTTTCCTGTTTCTTCTGGCCGTAGGGGTCCTGGGGATTATGCTCATTCTTTATCTTCTTAATTATGGATTTTTTTATTGGCCGGATTTTATAGAAATTTAA